The following coding sequences lie in one Methylotuvimicrobium alcaliphilum 20Z genomic window:
- a CDS encoding DUF1318 domain-containing protein — protein MTVRFTIFSISFALALSLAACISAPDVVLLDRKTILEEQAAGELLTLANALRESAIVPQAVPYTRGQLEAAGTDLSHDALGRLVQLQQIPLSEIDYLDNLLVGRCIGEARSGLLIETPATCTGPAATVRTSAAVQRVNRSRKQLWRYLQEHNPESSSVQIRDIWRQRHLQALVCGGQVQQDSGEWDIKQCE, from the coding sequence ATGACCGTTCGATTTACAATATTTTCAATATCATTCGCGCTGGCGCTATCCCTTGCCGCTTGTATCAGTGCGCCCGATGTCGTGCTGCTGGACCGCAAAACCATTCTTGAAGAACAAGCGGCCGGCGAATTGCTAACGCTTGCGAATGCTTTGCGCGAATCGGCGATCGTGCCGCAAGCCGTCCCTTATACGCGTGGCCAACTGGAAGCTGCCGGCACTGACTTGTCCCATGACGCACTGGGCCGTTTGGTGCAACTTCAGCAAATACCGTTGAGCGAAATCGACTATTTGGATAATTTACTGGTCGGGCGCTGTATCGGTGAGGCGCGTAGCGGTTTGTTGATTGAAACGCCGGCGACTTGCACAGGCCCGGCCGCCACGGTACGCACCAGCGCAGCCGTGCAGCGAGTCAACCGCAGCCGTAAACAACTTTGGCGCTATCTTCAAGAACACAATCCCGAAAGCAGCTCGGTGCAGATAAGAGACATCTGGCGCCAGCGCCATTTGCAAGCCTTGGTTTGCGGCGGGCAAGTTCAACAAGACAGCGGCGAATGGGATATCAAACAATGCGAATAA